In Girardinichthys multiradiatus isolate DD_20200921_A chromosome 18, DD_fGirMul_XY1, whole genome shotgun sequence, a single window of DNA contains:
- the tmem97 gene encoding sigma intracellular receptor 2: MAIRVLEIIFFFYFASHIPITLFIDLQALLPGNVYPQPLVDLLRWYAEEFKDPMMLDHPEWFKSFVFCEALLQMPFFPIAAYAFLKGGCQWIRTPAIVYSTHVATTLIPILAHILFYDFPVKPHPGPQTNRERWLLISIYAPYLLVPMLLLLTMLLSSKYNSTSKPGSTSGKAKKKN, encoded by the exons ATGGCCATCCGAGTGTTAGaaataatctttttcttttattttgcctCTCACATTCCTATTACGTTATTTATTGACTTACAAGCCCTGCTGCCCGGAAATGTGTACCCCCAGCCG CTGGTTGACCTCCTGAGGTGGTATGCAGAAGAGTTCAAAGACCCCATGATGCTGGATCATCCCGAGTGGTTCAAGTCGTTCGTTTTCTGTGAGGCTTTGCTTCAGATGCCATTTTTTCCTATTGCAGCTTATGCTTTTCTGAAAG GTGGCTGTCAGTGGATCCGGACTCCTGCCATTGTGTATTCCACGCATGTTGCCACCACGCTGATTCCCATCTTAGCCCATATCCTCTTCTATGACTTCCCTGTCAAACCCCACCCTGGTCCCCAAACTAACCGGGAGCGCTGGCTGCTGATCTCCATCTACGCACCGTACCTGCTGGTCCCAATGCTGCTACTGCTCACAATGCTGCTGTCCTCCAAATACAACTCCACCTCCAAACCTGGAAGCACATCGGGCAAAGCCaagaagaaaaactga
- the si:ch211-167j9.5 gene encoding tyrosine kinase receptor Cad96Ca: MTFRLINSYVKMCDEFYIAIGVLSFFLLVFIVLGTVFLRKYRSLVRTVQRLPKSKFVLDHLPQLETPVVTPPVEDEEQCPPQTPLKTTSTVRLSSKRLWKGLQQEPRFTKSDLNLLQLIKAGKEGVFYQARMSRGTCKGHSIFTCKISKEGVRPKHVGMEICIMRKLVHHKNILQLLDWNTSEQPNILIMEYVSYGTLRTFLQTNRVNLSGNPELQSLLTIASYHIALAMQHLRSKMIVHCDLALRNIMVNKFPWEVKLAEFGLAQDLTRMASRRSSRWKTPRQRVPLRWYPPEYFKNNYYSFKGDVWAFGIVLWEMQTFGTLPYPNLETSEEVVFHIYMGHKNTNPEGCRPEMLHIMRDCWQEPYTLRPSFKDIVCMLENIMEDDADYVDVESPQSLVKDQAEYQEAKGLRVSVFEEEPDF; encoded by the exons ATGACATTCAGACTCATAAATTCCTACGTTAAAATGTGTGACG AGTTCTACATTGCCATTGGAGTTCTGTCCTTCTTCCTGCTGGTGTTCATTGTGCTGGGCACCGTGTTTCTGAGAAA GTACCGCTCCTTGGTCCGGACTGTCCAAAGGCTGCCAAAGAGCAAGTTTGTTCTGGATCATCTGCCTCAGTTAGAAACCCCAGTTGTGACACCACCAGTGGAGGATGAAGAGCAATGTCCTCCACAAACTCCTCTGAAGACAACCAGCACAGTCAGATTATCTTCCAAGAGGCTGTGGAAAGGCCTGCAGCAG GAACCTCGTTTCACCAAGTCAGACCTAAATCTGCTGCAGCTGATCAAAGCAGGGAAGGAAGGAGTCTTCTACCAGGCCAGAATGAGCAGAGGGACATGTAAAGGCCACAGCATCTTCACCTGCAAGATCAGCAAGGAAG GTGTGCGTCCCAAACATGTGGGCatggagatttgcatcatgagAAAACTGGTTCACCACAAAAACATCCTCCAGTTGTTGGATTGGAACACGAGTGAAC AGCCTAATATTCTGATCATGGAGTATGTGAGTTATGGCACACTGAGGACCTTTCTCCAGACCAACAGAGTCAACCTCAGTGGAAACCCAGAGCTACAGAGCCTCCTCACCATTGCTTCCTACCACATCGCTCTGGCAATGCAGCACCTGCGCTCCAAAATG ATTGTTCACTGTGACTTAGCTCTGAGGAATATTATGGTCAATAAGTTTCCTTGGGAAGTGAAATTAGCAGAGTTTGGTCTGGCCCAAGACCTGACCCGCATGGCGAGCCGCCGCAGCAGCCGTTGGAAAACCCCACGA CAACGCGTCCCACTGCGCTGGTACCCTCCTGAATACTTCAAGAACAACTACTACAGCTTCAAAGGAGATGTATGGGCGTTTGGCATTGTGCTGTGGGAGATGCAGACATTTG GTACATTACCATACCCAAACTTGGAGACATCAGAGGAAGTGGTGTTCCACATCTACATGggtcataaaaacacaaaccctGAAGGATGCAGACCAGAAAT GCTTCACATCATGCGCGACTGCTGGCAGGAGCCTTATACCCTGAGACCCTCCTTCAAGGACATCGTATGCATGCTGGAAAACATCATGGAGGATGATGCA GACTACGTAGATGTGGAGAGTCCACAGAGTTTGGTGAAAGATCAGGCAGAATATCAGGAAGCTAAAGGTCTGCGAGTGAGTGTCTTCGAGGAAGAACCTGATTTTTAA